The DNA window TTCATTTCAAACCCATAGTTTTTACCATTCGGCAACGTGGTATCAACATTTTCACGCTCACCGGGCAACGCAGAAAACGGGACTTCAAGCCAAACAACATCTTTTCTTGGTACAAGAACCCCACTCACCCAGTATGGAGTCCAGGTATAATACAGAACAGGATCGCCTTTTTTATAGCGGGATATAGTGTCGGCAATAATCGCCGCATAGTTACCTTGGTTGTGAGTAACCGTATCTTTCAGTCCGAATGCAGTGATCTGCTTTTCAATAACCATTTCACAGCCCCAACCAGGATTACAACCGGTTAGATCAGCTTTACCATCACCGTTAGCATCAAAAAGGCTGGCTAATTTAGGATCCTTCAGTTGCCCAATATTAGTTATGCCATATTTTTCTGCCGTCTTTTTATCGATCAAATACCCCTGTGCTGCACCACTGATGTAATTACCTTGTCGATAAAACTTTTCGTCACCACCTGCCATTGTGTATTTATCAGCATGAAGTGGAAACCAACCAACAGCAAGAAACGTCGCATCGCCCTTCGCGATAGAAGTATAACCAACGTTATAATCCACTTCCTTAGTTTCTTTGACTTGGTACCCAAGCTCTTCAAGAGCACGATTTACAATTAAAGTTTGGAAAGTTTCTTCGGCCACCGTAGATTGCAATGGCTGAACTGTCACGCCTTCACCAGGAAGGCTATCTGCCGATACATAAACAGGATGTAACAATGTAAATAAAGCACTTACTTTCAGTAACTTCGTCCATGAAAGGTTCATTTGTAATTCTCCTCTAGAGATGCTCTGGTAGTTTTCGTTTGTTTAACAAAGCGTAAGACAATAGAAATTGGGCCAGATTGGTACCAACGCGTTTTAGTGTCTCCCGCATTGTTTCCTAACTCTTGGGTTATTCGGTCTAATAAGATCGCAAGAATTACAATACCTAGCCCTCCAACAGCAGCCAGTCCCATATCCAATCGCCCAATTCCTCTTAAGACCATTTGCCCCAAACCGCCAACTGCAATCATTGAAGCTATGACTACCATGGAAAGTGAGAGCATTAGCGTCTGATTTACCCCAGCCATGATGGTCGGTAGGGCGAGAGGTAATTGGATGCGATACAACATCTGTTTTTTACTCGCACCAAATGAATGCCCAGCCTCAATGAGCTCTTCTGGCACTTGTTGTATGCCCAAAATGGTTAATCTAATCACAGGAGGAAGGGCAAAAATGATCGTCACAACGACTCCAGGCACGTTACCAATGCCAAATAGCATGACAATAGGAACAAGGTAAACAAACGCTGGCGTCGTTTGCATAGCATCCAATATCGGCCTAACAAATTTAGCCGCTGTATCACTCCTAGCGAGCCAGATACCGACAGGCAAACCTATCAATAAACAGAAAAATACAGAGGTCATAACCAAGGCTAGCGTTGTCATCGACTGAGACCAAATACCAATCAAGCCTATAAATATCAATGAGATAAACGTCATTATGCCAAGTCGAAGATTAGAAAACTGCCAAGCAAGCAATGACAAAATTAATAACATTATCGGCGCAGGTGTAGAAACAAGTGCGGCTTCGAATGAAGTTAAAATAAAGTCGATGGGCACACGGATAGCTTGAAATACTGGTCTGCCATGGGCTACAAGCCAGTCCAAACCCGACTCAACCCAATTATCTAGGGGTAAAAAAGAATCTTCAAAAGGATTCAATAGGTCAAAATGTTTCTCTTCAACAACGCCAGTATTTAGCCATTCAATAGACTTTTCAGATTGACTTGCACCCCATGGATCCGTCGTGTTTTGCGTGGATGACATAGTTCTACTCCTTGTCTAATACTTGCAGTAATCGAGACTTACTAATCACACCATAGTAATTACCTCTATCGTCAACGACAGGGACTGCGTAAGGAACGCCAGCAACGGACCCCAGAATACTATTTATGGGTTGTTCTGGTTTAAGGGTAACTGAATCATCAAGTTCGGCACTCACCAGAGAGCGATTTTCTTTGTTTGCCAATTGGAGTGAATCTAATGAAACAATACCAGAATAGTGATTTCCCTTATCAACAATAATCCCAAACTCCCTGTCACTATCAACGAGTAATTGCAACGCTGAAGCTGGACCATCATGTTCTGATTTTTTGAACACCGCTGCAGGTGCTTTTTTAGCAATATCTCTGGCGGTTAGCGCAGACGCTAAGTTAACACCTCTAAAAAACGCGGCTACATAATCATTCGCGGGTTTTTGCAGAATTTCATCCGGTGTTCCGACTTGAACAACCCCTCCATCCTGCATAATGGCGATACGATCGCCAATACGCATCGCTTCATCAAGGTCATGAGAAATGAAGACGACTGTACGTTTATCATCATTTTGCAGACGTATCAGCTCATCTTGCATTTCAGATCTTATTAATGGATCAAGGGCAGAAAAGGCTTCATCCATCAGCAGAATATCCGGATCACAGGCTAATGCACGGGCTAATCCCACACGCTGTTTCATACCTCCGGACAATTCATCAGGAAATGACTCACAATAGGCTTCCAAGCCAACCCTTTCTAATGCCTCGAACGCGAGTTTCTTTCTAGCATCAAGTCCAACACCAGCAAGCTCTAAACCAAATGCCGCGTTTTCAAGGGTCGTCATATGAGGCATAAGCGCAAAGCTTTGAAAAACCATGGAGATATTTTTCCGGCGTACGGCTCTGAGCGCTTGTTCAGAAATATGTGAAATGTCATCACCTTTGAAATACACACTTCCTTTCGTCGGCTCAATCAGGCGGTTTAGTAAACGAACCAAGGTAGACTTGCCAGAGCCCGAAAGCCCCATAATTACAAAGATCTCACCTTGATTAATTGACAGAGATACGTCATTTACTCCAATCGTGAGCCCCGTCCTTTCAAAGACTTGCTCCTTATCTAAACCGTCATTCAGCATGGTAAATGCGCGTTCAGTATTATCTCCAAATACTTTGTAGAGTCCCTTAACTTCCAGTATGGGAGTCATATGATTTATCCTTTGCTAGGTGCACAAGCGCACAAACACTTTGTACTCTAAACAAATAAATACGTATTTTCAAATCTCAAGTAGTTATAATCGTTAATTGGAAAATCAGGCCATCATGTTTACATTCCGTAAAAACAAAAATCATGAGAACACAAAGCATTGAATTAAAAGATAAAAATATACATATAGATTATAATTACACATATAGATTATTGACATATCCAACATAGCATATCTAGAAATGGCTAGATATGCGTCTGCAATGATATATCTATTTAGATTAACCATTTATACGCTAAACATTAGATGTCAAACTTTATTTCAATATTGTGACAAAGAAGAAAATGATATTTAGGTCTCAATATAAGAAAATTTTCAGTGAAACCTGTAATATTGCATGATTTTTCAATAAAACAACGCGGAAGTTTTATTTAGAGTACAAACTAAGAAGTGTTTTGGCTTTGGGTTTGACATTTTGCTCTTATGAGATACAGATTTACCTGTATAATGAGAACTTATCAAAATCGAATTTGTTGATAATTTTTGGTTTCTATCTATGCTTAATCCCGTTTGGCTAAACACCTTTAAAACCCTAGTTAAAGTAGGGCATTTTACCAGAACGGCTGAAACGCTTCATATGACTCAGCCCGGTGTCACTCAGCATATATCAACAAGCTAGAAAATGTCTGCGGATATCCGCTAATAAAGCGCTTTAATAAGCAGTTTGAGATAACCCTACACGGGCAAAAAGTTTACCACTAAGCACTTGATTACTTTGCCAATGAAGCGAAACTTTTACAAAATTTGGGTCAAGATGAGGCTTTTAAAGGACGGTGCAGTCTAGGTTGCTCAGGCACATTAGCTTGGCTGCTCTATTCTCCTTTACTGGACTTGCAAGCGAGCTATCCGGGTTTATCTATTGAACTAGAAGCCACGCCAAACGAGCGCATTTTTGAGCAAGTAAAGCAAGGCACTATCGACATTGGCTTAGTGACAAAAAAGCCTGAACCTAAGTATTTCTCTAGCCAAAAGATCGGCGAAGCGCATCTCGCTTTAGTCGTGCCCACATGTCCAAAGATAGATTCATCGTTAAACTCTCTGCTCAAGGATTTAGGTGTTATTCGACACCCTGATCTCGCGCATTATTAAAGCCTGCAAACCCTTCACCAAACACAGCGATGCACATACGCCCGATAGCAGACTCTCGCTCTTCGATAACTTTGGTGTTGTTCATCACAACTCGAAGACCCATCGCCTGAGTATAAAACCCCACCGCTTTCGTCATATCGCCAACCATAATACCAAGGTGATTCATTTTCATAACAAGCTCCTAATCGCTCATAAAGTGAATATTTTGTTTCAGTAGGAGCAGTATAAGAACCTGCCATGATAATTTAAAATTATCAATTTTAATTATGTTGATAATTTTTTATTTAAAATCCTGCGACTCGATCTGCACTTCAAGCCAAGATTTAAACATCAGCTGAGAGTATGTTTCTGGTTTAGAGTCTAAACGGGTGAGCCAATACCCTCCCTTGTGAAGAAAGACATCAAATGGCTGCATGATTTTCTTCTCTTTTAGTTTGCTTGCAAACATCAAAGGAGAAGCCAACGCAACACCAAAACCTTGCGCCGCGGCGTCCACCATAAGGGCGGTAGAATCAAAGGTAATACTATTGGAATAATGAACCTTAGCCTTTACGCCAGCCTTAACTAGCCATTGATCCCATTCTTGAATATCGTAAGATCTAAGCAAGGTATACTTTAGAATATCTTGAGGATTTCTCAGCTGACTAGCAATGGATGGATGACACAAAACGGTAAAGGGAGTATCAAATAAAAGCTTGGCGACACTGCCATGCCAATGGCCTCGGCCAAATCGTACGATGTAGTCCAAACCTTCAGAAAACGCATCTGCAACATTGTTATTGGTTGAAATCCTTAACTCAATTTCAGGGTGCTGGCAATAGAAGCTATCAAGCTTTGGCAGTAACCAATGAAGAGCAAAGGTTCCTACAACCCCCAAATTTAGCGGCTCACGACTGACGCCAAGGCATAGGTTTTCTAGGCTAACCGTAAGCTCTGAAAATACTTTCTCCACCACGGGAAAAAGTCGCAGGCCCTCGACTGTGAGAGCTATTCCCCTTGGCATTCGATTGAACAGCGTGGTTCCCAACCGACTCTCCAGCCCTTTAACTTGCTGACTCACCGCCGTTTGTGTCACACACAACTCATCGGCTGCTCTGGTAAAGCTTTGATGCTTGGCCGATACGTAAAAGGCGCGTAACGAGTTTAGCGGTAGCTGACTCAAGTTCATAACGGTCTTAAGGTAATGGAAAGGCCAAAGATTCTAACGGGTTTAGCTTTGTCAGCTCAAGGGCAAACTCCAATTTTAGGCCAAGAATTTCTTGGGTCTAAGCTCAGAATTGGTGTGTTGTCGCTCTCGAGTAACAAGCTTAGTATTCTTCCTTCCTATTACAGTGAAAAGACAATAATGAAAAAACATATTCTATGCTCCTTACTAGCCCTAGTATCAGTCCATGCAGTATCAGCCAGTCTTGAACAATCGCTCTCGAAAATAGAGCAAGAGATCAAAGGGCAAGTCGGTGTTGCCGTCATCGACACTCAATCGCATAACCAATGGAGCTATAACGGAAACCAAAGATTTCCTATGATGAGTTCGTTTAAAACATTAGCTTGTGCAAAGTTGCTCTATGATGTGGAGCAGAAAAAGCTCACACTCAGCCAAAAGATTGATGTGCCAGAGTCTGGATTAGTCAACTGGAATCCGATTACCGAAAACTTTGTTGGTAGTAAAATGTCTTTGCAAAGCGTTTGCGCCGCTACCATGTTGATGAGTGATAACTACGCCGCTAACCTAGCCCTTCAGCAAATTGGTGGGCCGAGTGGCTTAACGGCGTTTTTAAGGGAGATTGGCGATCAAAAAACGCGTTTGGATCGCTATGAACCAGAGTTAAATTACGTTGAAAAAGGAG is part of the Vibrio aquimaris genome and encodes:
- a CDS encoding LysR family transcriptional regulator produces the protein MLNPVWLNTFKTLVKVGHFTRTAETLHMTQPGVTQHISTS
- the proV gene encoding glycine betaine/L-proline ABC transporter ATP-binding protein ProV, whose translation is MTPILEVKGLYKVFGDNTERAFTMLNDGLDKEQVFERTGLTIGVNDVSLSINQGEIFVIMGLSGSGKSTLVRLLNRLIEPTKGSVYFKGDDISHISEQALRAVRRKNISMVFQSFALMPHMTTLENAAFGLELAGVGLDARKKLAFEALERVGLEAYCESFPDELSGGMKQRVGLARALACDPDILLMDEAFSALDPLIRSEMQDELIRLQNDDKRTVVFISHDLDEAMRIGDRIAIMQDGGVVQVGTPDEILQKPANDYVAAFFRGVNLASALTARDIAKKAPAAVFKKSEHDGPASALQLLVDSDREFGIIVDKGNHYSGIVSLDSLQLANKENRSLVSAELDDSVTLKPEQPINSILGSVAGVPYAVPVVDDRGNYYGVISKSRLLQVLDKE
- the proX gene encoding glycine betaine/L-proline ABC transporter substrate-binding protein ProX; translation: MNLSWTKLLKVSALFTLLHPVYVSADSLPGEGVTVQPLQSTVAEETFQTLIVNRALEELGYQVKETKEVDYNVGYTSIAKGDATFLAVGWFPLHADKYTMAGGDEKFYRQGNYISGAAQGYLIDKKTAEKYGITNIGQLKDPKLASLFDANGDGKADLTGCNPGWGCEMVIEKQITAFGLKDTVTHNQGNYAAIIADTISRYKKGDPVLYYTWTPYWVSGVLVPRKDVVWLEVPFSALPGERENVDTTLPNGKNYGFEMNSMRIVANKAFTDKNPAAAKLFEIIKLDINDVSAQNMMMSQGKNSSADIESHVNGWIKANRSQFDAWISEAKKAAL
- the bla gene encoding class A beta-lactamase — its product is MERPKILTGLALSAQGQTPILGQEFLGSKLRIGVLSLSSNKLSILPSYYSEKTIMKKHILCSLLALVSVHAVSASLEQSLSKIEQEIKGQVGVAVIDTQSHNQWSYNGNQRFPMMSSFKTLACAKLLYDVEQKKLTLSQKIDVPESGLVNWNPITENFVGSKMSLQSVCAATMLMSDNYAANLALQQIGGPSGLTAFLREIGDQKTRLDRYEPELNYVEKGAENDTTTPIAITQTIKRLLTGDVLSTGSKTQLQFWMTNNMISDSLARSVLPQGWLIADRSGGGVKGSRALTAMVWKSDRKPLFIGIFIANSSLSTLPEINQVVADISQLIFAQYGIE
- a CDS encoding substrate-binding domain-containing protein yields the protein MGQDEAFKGRCSLGCSGTLAWLLYSPLLDLQASYPGLSIELEATPNERIFEQVKQGTIDIGLVTKKPEPKYFSSQKIGEAHLALVVPTCPKIDSSLNSLLKDLGVIRHPDLAHY
- a CDS encoding LysR family transcriptional regulator — protein: MNLSQLPLNSLRAFYVSAKHQSFTRAADELCVTQTAVSQQVKGLESRLGTTLFNRMPRGIALTVEGLRLFPVVEKVFSELTVSLENLCLGVSREPLNLGVVGTFALHWLLPKLDSFYCQHPEIELRISTNNNVADAFSEGLDYIVRFGRGHWHGSVAKLLFDTPFTVLCHPSIASQLRNPQDILKYTLLRSYDIQEWDQWLVKAGVKAKVHYSNSITFDSTALMVDAAAQGFGVALASPLMFASKLKEKKIMQPFDVFLHKGGYWLTRLDSKPETYSQLMFKSWLEVQIESQDFK
- the proW gene encoding glycine betaine/L-proline ABC transporter permease ProW, whose translation is MSSTQNTTDPWGASQSEKSIEWLNTGVVEEKHFDLLNPFEDSFLPLDNWVESGLDWLVAHGRPVFQAIRVPIDFILTSFEAALVSTPAPIMLLILSLLAWQFSNLRLGIMTFISLIFIGLIGIWSQSMTTLALVMTSVFFCLLIGLPVGIWLARSDTAAKFVRPILDAMQTTPAFVYLVPIVMLFGIGNVPGVVVTIIFALPPVIRLTILGIQQVPEELIEAGHSFGASKKQMLYRIQLPLALPTIMAGVNQTLMLSLSMVVIASMIAVGGLGQMVLRGIGRLDMGLAAVGGLGIVILAILLDRITQELGNNAGDTKTRWYQSGPISIVLRFVKQTKTTRASLEENYK